In Holophagales bacterium, one DNA window encodes the following:
- a CDS encoding carbon-nitrogen hydrolase family protein, translating to MDRADRPFLAAVVQMSSTSSEEGNWRQVKSLVEHAAQLGAQLVVTPENTNYLGPHEEKVRRAEPLGGPTCAKFAHLADELDIHLLLGSFNERGSQPGRCRNTSVLFGQEGEILAVYRKIHLFDVDVADAVRFLESATVEPGGEVVVAETPLGKIGLSICYDLRFGELYRKLVDGGAEMIAIPAAFTAVTGKAHWEPLVRARAIESQCYVLAAAQCGKHDDNGLRESHGHAMIVDPWGQVVASVSDGPGVAVAEIDLDRVARVRSGIPMARHRRL from the coding sequence ATGGATCGCGCCGATCGTCCCTTCCTCGCCGCTGTCGTCCAGATGAGCTCGACCTCTTCGGAGGAGGGCAACTGGCGGCAGGTCAAGTCGCTCGTCGAGCACGCCGCGCAGCTCGGCGCCCAACTCGTGGTCACCCCGGAGAACACCAACTACCTCGGACCCCACGAAGAGAAGGTGCGCCGCGCCGAACCGCTCGGAGGGCCGACCTGCGCGAAGTTCGCGCACCTCGCCGACGAGCTCGACATCCATCTCCTCCTCGGCTCGTTCAACGAGCGCGGCTCGCAACCGGGGCGGTGCCGCAACACCAGCGTCCTGTTCGGCCAGGAGGGCGAGATCCTGGCGGTGTACCGCAAGATCCACCTCTTCGACGTCGACGTCGCCGACGCGGTGCGCTTTCTCGAATCGGCGACCGTCGAACCCGGCGGCGAGGTGGTCGTCGCCGAGACGCCGCTCGGCAAGATCGGCCTGTCGATCTGCTACGACCTGCGCTTCGGCGAGCTCTACCGCAAGCTCGTCGACGGCGGCGCGGAGATGATCGCCATCCCCGCCGCCTTCACCGCCGTCACCGGCAAGGCGCACTGGGAGCCGCTCGTCCGCGCCCGGGCGATCGAGAGCCAGTGCTACGTCCTCGCTGCCGCACAGTGCGGCAAGCACGACGACAACGGCCTGCGCGAGAGCCACGGGCACGCGATGATCGTCGACCCGTGGGGACAGGTGGTGGCCTCGGTTTCGGACGGTCCCGGTGTGGCGGTGGCCGAGATCGACCTCGATCGTGTGGCTCGGGTCCGTTCCGGGATCCCGATGGCGCGCCACCGGCGGCTCTGA
- a CDS encoding pyridoxal phosphate-dependent aminotransferase, with the protein MPKHPEVARSVTAIRGSIYSTIAHGIEGYRGEVYPLHVGDTWMEPAPGCRMEDLTVEQYPGLHRYASPHGMPLLLDAVVERQRRLTGVPTERSHLLITAGATGGLGAAVGAICDPGDEVLILAPHWPLIEGIVRSFHGVPVAVPFHGLADSPESARGIVERYRTPKTVALYWNTPSNPTGRLIAPHVLAALADWASSHGLWILADEVYEDYAYAAPHVYSRPLAPDRTFAVHSFSKAYGMAGNRCGYVVGPPALMGELRKVSTHTFYSTPTAAQVAAARVLAEGVGDSWVAEARQAYRETGARAARRLGLPEPEGSTFLFLDVAARLDERGLLGFLEDCAARGLFVAPGPSFGPYPTHVRICTTAAAPPVVARGVELLAQLVGR; encoded by the coding sequence ATGCCGAAGCACCCCGAGGTCGCGCGCAGCGTCACCGCCATCCGCGGTTCGATCTACTCGACGATCGCCCACGGGATCGAGGGCTATCGCGGCGAGGTCTATCCGTTGCACGTCGGCGACACGTGGATGGAGCCGGCGCCCGGCTGCCGGATGGAGGACCTCACGGTCGAGCAGTACCCCGGACTGCACCGCTACGCCTCGCCGCACGGCATGCCGCTGCTGCTCGACGCGGTGGTCGAGCGCCAGCGGCGCCTCACCGGGGTGCCGACCGAGCGGTCGCACCTGCTGATCACCGCCGGGGCGACCGGCGGGCTCGGGGCGGCCGTCGGAGCGATCTGCGATCCGGGCGACGAGGTGCTCATCCTGGCGCCGCACTGGCCGTTGATCGAAGGGATCGTCCGGTCGTTCCACGGCGTGCCGGTCGCGGTGCCGTTCCACGGCCTCGCCGACTCGCCGGAGAGCGCGCGGGGGATCGTCGAGCGATACCGCACGCCGAAGACGGTGGCGCTCTACTGGAACACGCCGAGCAACCCCACCGGACGACTGATCGCACCGCACGTCCTCGCCGCTCTCGCCGACTGGGCGTCGAGCCACGGGCTGTGGATCCTCGCCGACGAGGTGTACGAGGACTACGCCTACGCCGCGCCGCACGTCTACTCGCGCCCGCTTGCGCCGGATCGCACCTTCGCCGTGCACTCCTTCTCGAAGGCTTACGGCATGGCGGGAAATCGCTGCGGCTACGTCGTCGGGCCGCCTGCGCTGATGGGCGAGCTGCGCAAGGTGTCGACCCACACCTTCTATTCGACCCCGACTGCGGCCCAGGTCGCCGCGGCGCGAGTGCTCGCCGAGGGGGTCGGCGACTCCTGGGTCGCCGAGGCACGCCAGGCCTATCGCGAAACGGGAGCGCGGGCGGCGCGCCGTCTGGGCCTTCCGGAGCCGGAGGGGAGCACCTTCCTCTTCCTCGACGTGGCCGCACGGCTCGACGAGCGCGGACTGCTCGGCTTTCTCGAGGACTGTGCGGCGCGCGGCCTCTTCGTCGCGCCCGGTCCGAGCTTCGGGCCGTACCCGACGCACGTCCGCATCTGCACGACGGCTGCCGCGCCGCCGGTGGTGGCGCGTGGCGTCGAGCTGCTGGCGCAACTGGTCGGGCGCTGA
- a CDS encoding lysoplasmalogenase, giving the protein MPAVVLAGLVSRHERTPYSRRLTIGLALSAVGDVLMELPGAFLFGLGVFLGAHLAYAAAFLAEARRAALLRSLPFVTFAVAGWLALRPGVGELAVPVALYVAAIGAMMWRAAAAIGVPGRSGTARVAALVGAVLFAVSDLLIGLDRFRAPIPHGKVAILTLYWLGQLGIAGAVLLAGRRAEATR; this is encoded by the coding sequence ATGCCGGCCGTGGTCCTCGCTGGCCTCGTCTCGCGCCATGAGCGTACTCCCTATTCACGCCGGCTCACGATCGGTCTCGCCCTCTCGGCGGTAGGCGACGTGCTGATGGAGCTTCCCGGGGCCTTCCTCTTCGGTCTCGGCGTGTTTCTCGGCGCCCACCTGGCCTATGCGGCGGCGTTTCTCGCCGAGGCCCGTCGGGCGGCGCTGCTTCGCTCCCTGCCGTTCGTCACCTTCGCCGTTGCGGGCTGGCTCGCCCTGCGCCCCGGCGTCGGCGAGCTGGCGGTGCCGGTCGCGCTCTACGTCGCGGCGATCGGCGCGATGATGTGGCGAGCGGCCGCCGCCATCGGCGTGCCGGGACGGTCCGGCACGGCTCGCGTCGCCGCGCTCGTCGGTGCGGTGCTCTTCGCGGTGAGCGACCTGCTCATCGGCCTCGATCGCTTCCGCGCACCGATTCCGCACGGCAAGGTGGCGATCCTCACCCTCTACTGGCTCGGACAGCTCGGCATCGCCGGTGCGGTGCTCCTCGCCGGCCGGCGAGCCGAGGCGACGCGCTAG
- a CDS encoding VWA domain-containing protein, producing the protein MPTPLRRLAASLLLSLLPLATGAQTPPPPSSPIFGETVEVNVVNVEVIVVDKDGRPVVGLGRNDFELLEEGKPVPIEYFSAPEPGAVFVPLPGAPATATPEPVVAPSGEVTLPPQRPLLVVYVDGLDLRPGPRNDSLKRLARLVEDRMKIGHRALVAAFDHQLRVLTPATDDSKLVQRAIEEIKTINPGGTGLQLRRRTLLAEIQSTFAGDPTGIAQAGLLLHDIESYAAAETVERRAAMVALSDLLATLAGVDGPKAVLHLSGGLYVQPGDELYSAWQRHFGSLVASDLDHRRAGGDPDATMLQRELTRVTRSAQASRAVIYAVDGADRLPEGFTAEDQGEVESTGDMPGVLGAAEAASNLASMAERSGGRKLLAGPGLDAELGNVASELASAYSLGFTPHGTVDDKFHKVTVRVKREGVKVRHREGYRRRSTEDQLADTAVAAASLGAAPNPLAARLEVIVGAASKGNGKARIVQALAKVPLTELTLMPAKDTKTGKLVLEFALRDEDGRVSRFERREQSFTFPAANLAAAINRPVAYGVEMRLNPGRYRLAASILDGIGGNRTTATAEFTVPGRR; encoded by the coding sequence ATGCCAACTCCCCTTCGACGACTCGCCGCCTCGCTCCTGCTCTCGCTGCTTCCGCTCGCTACCGGGGCCCAGACGCCACCTCCTCCCTCCTCGCCGATCTTCGGCGAGACGGTCGAGGTCAACGTGGTCAACGTGGAGGTGATCGTCGTCGACAAGGACGGCCGCCCGGTCGTCGGCCTCGGTCGCAACGACTTCGAGCTCCTCGAAGAAGGCAAGCCAGTGCCGATCGAGTACTTCTCGGCGCCCGAGCCCGGAGCGGTCTTCGTGCCGCTTCCCGGCGCCCCGGCCACCGCCACCCCCGAGCCCGTGGTGGCGCCCTCAGGAGAAGTCACTCTCCCGCCGCAGCGTCCTCTCCTGGTGGTCTACGTCGACGGTCTCGACCTCCGGCCCGGTCCACGCAACGATTCCCTCAAGCGACTCGCGCGCCTGGTCGAGGACCGCATGAAGATCGGCCACCGCGCCCTCGTCGCCGCCTTCGATCATCAGCTCCGTGTACTCACCCCGGCGACGGACGACAGCAAGCTCGTCCAGCGGGCGATCGAGGAGATCAAGACGATCAACCCCGGCGGCACCGGGCTGCAACTCCGCCGGCGGACGTTGCTCGCCGAAATTCAGAGTACGTTCGCGGGAGATCCGACCGGCATCGCCCAGGCCGGACTCCTGCTCCACGACATCGAGTCCTACGCTGCGGCCGAGACCGTGGAACGGCGCGCGGCCATGGTCGCGCTCTCCGACCTGCTCGCCACGCTCGCCGGCGTCGACGGCCCCAAGGCCGTCCTTCACCTGAGCGGTGGCCTCTACGTGCAGCCCGGCGACGAGCTCTATTCCGCCTGGCAGCGCCACTTCGGCTCGTTGGTCGCCAGCGATCTCGACCACCGGCGAGCTGGCGGCGACCCCGACGCGACCATGCTGCAGCGCGAGCTGACGCGCGTGACCCGCTCGGCGCAGGCAAGTCGTGCGGTGATCTACGCCGTCGATGGCGCCGATCGGCTGCCGGAAGGTTTCACCGCGGAAGACCAGGGTGAGGTCGAGTCGACCGGCGACATGCCGGGCGTGCTCGGCGCCGCCGAGGCAGCATCCAATCTAGCCAGCATGGCCGAGCGCAGCGGCGGCCGCAAGCTCCTCGCCGGTCCCGGCCTCGACGCCGAACTCGGCAACGTGGCGAGCGAGCTGGCTTCGGCCTATTCGCTCGGCTTCACACCGCATGGAACGGTCGATGACAAGTTCCACAAGGTCACTGTGCGGGTCAAACGCGAAGGCGTGAAGGTGCGCCATCGCGAGGGCTACCGACGCCGCAGCACGGAGGATCAACTTGCCGACACCGCGGTCGCCGCGGCCAGCCTCGGGGCGGCGCCGAACCCTCTCGCCGCACGACTCGAGGTGATCGTCGGCGCCGCGTCCAAGGGCAACGGCAAGGCAAGGATCGTCCAAGCCCTCGCCAAGGTACCGCTCACCGAGCTGACGTTGATGCCGGCCAAGGACACCAAGACCGGCAAGCTCGTCCTCGAGTTCGCGCTGCGCGACGAGGACGGCCGCGTGAGTCGCTTCGAGCGGCGCGAGCAGTCGTTCACCTTCCCTGCCGCCAACCTCGCCGCGGCGATCAACCGCCCGGTCGCCTACGGTGTGGAAATGCGGCTCAACCCGGGGCGCTACCGGCTGGCCGCCTCGATCCTCGACGGCATCGGCGGCAACCGCACGACGGCCACCGCCGAGTTCACCGTCCCGGGCAGACGCTGA
- a CDS encoding lysoplasmalogenase, with the protein MSRLVDVVWLLAKPMPALLLAGVVARREPTAFARRLSAGLVLSAGGDLLLELSGGFVAGLGLFLFAHLTYAAAFFAESRRPALLRALPFAAFALVAFAVLRPGLGELLVPVAFYVTAIALMMWRAAAAIGVPGRSGTARVAALVGAVLFAVSDLLIGLDRFRAPIPHGAEGDRSDGRGRQVAERQGGDRRRRQGWAAIDPWRPVISRAPAALSVCPGR; encoded by the coding sequence ATGTCCCGACTCGTCGATGTCGTCTGGTTGTTAGCAAAACCGATGCCGGCCCTGCTGCTCGCCGGCGTCGTGGCACGGCGGGAGCCTACCGCGTTCGCTCGCCGGCTCTCCGCCGGCCTCGTGCTCTCCGCCGGAGGCGATCTGCTCCTCGAGCTTTCGGGCGGGTTCGTGGCCGGGCTCGGTCTCTTTCTCTTCGCCCATCTGACCTACGCCGCGGCCTTTTTCGCCGAATCGCGCCGGCCGGCGCTGCTTCGCGCCCTGCCGTTTGCCGCGTTCGCGCTTGTCGCCTTCGCCGTCTTGCGACCGGGGCTCGGCGAGCTGCTCGTGCCGGTGGCTTTCTACGTCACGGCCATCGCCCTGATGATGTGGCGTGCGGCCGCCGCCATCGGCGTGCCGGGACGGTCCGGCACGGCTCGCGTCGCCGCGCTCGTCGGTGCGGTGCTCTTCGCGGTGAGCGACCTGCTCATCGGCCTCGATCGCTTCCGCGCGCCGATTCCGCACGGCGCGGAAGGGGATCGAAGCGACGGTCGAGGTCGCCAAGTCGCGGAACGCCAAGGTGGTGATCGTCGGCGCCGGCAAGGATGGGCTGCCATTGATCCTTGGCGACCAGTGATCTCGCGGGCGCCGGCGGCGCTCAGCGTCTGCCCGGGACGGTGA
- a CDS encoding VWA domain-containing protein: MNPLIRPHVARFARALAHLVVASGLIVVSTHAAAAQTPPPSAPVFGESVEVNLVNIDVVVVDKDGRPVVGLTRDDFSLFEEGRSVPIEFFSGPEPGAVFVPLPGAAAAPAAPTPTVQPTAAPVPPIQRPVLVIYVDGLDLRPGPRNDSLKRLARLVDDRMIIGHRVLLAAFDRNLRLLTPVTDDRKLVRRAFDELATINPGGIGMQTRRRTLLADIQSTFAGDSAGNSQAESLLHDIEAYATSETQERRAAMVALADLLSTLAGIDGPKAVFHLSGGLPVQPADDLYSAWQRRFGSSVSSDLDHRRTGGDPDAQILQRELQRITRAAQASRAVIYTVDGADRLAEGLSAEDQGEVESSGDAPGVLGAAEASSNLASLAERSGGHKLMAGPGLDGALGDVASELASTYSLGFTPAGTADDRLHSVTVKVKREGVTVRHREGYRRRSTEDQLADAAIAAASFGATQNPLAARVDVAVGGAAKGKARIVKVLAKVPLSLITLMPNGTSQSGKLVFDFALRDPDGRVTRYERREQAFKLAADKVAEALGRPVAYGIEMHLVPGTYRLAASILDAVGGTRTTAAAEFTVPGSR; the protein is encoded by the coding sequence ATGAACCCGCTCATCCGACCCCACGTCGCGCGCTTCGCCCGCGCCCTGGCCCACCTCGTCGTCGCGTCCGGCCTGATCGTCGTCTCCACGCACGCGGCCGCCGCCCAGACCCCTCCCCCTTCGGCTCCGGTCTTCGGCGAATCGGTCGAGGTCAACCTGGTCAACATCGACGTCGTCGTCGTCGACAAGGACGGCCGACCGGTCGTCGGGCTGACGCGCGACGACTTCTCCCTCTTCGAGGAAGGCCGGTCGGTTCCGATCGAGTTCTTCTCCGGCCCCGAGCCGGGCGCCGTCTTCGTGCCGCTGCCGGGGGCCGCAGCCGCTCCCGCCGCCCCGACGCCGACCGTCCAACCCACCGCCGCGCCGGTGCCGCCGATCCAGCGCCCGGTGCTGGTGATCTACGTCGACGGGCTCGACCTGCGCCCCGGTCCGCGCAACGACTCGCTCAAGCGCCTCGCCCGGCTGGTCGACGATCGGATGATCATCGGCCACCGCGTGCTGCTGGCGGCGTTCGACCGGAACCTGCGACTGCTCACCCCGGTGACCGACGACCGCAAGCTCGTCCGCCGGGCCTTCGACGAGCTGGCGACGATCAACCCGGGTGGCATCGGCATGCAGACGCGACGCCGGACGCTGCTCGCCGACATCCAGAGCACCTTCGCCGGCGACTCGGCCGGGAACTCGCAGGCCGAGAGCCTCCTGCACGACATCGAGGCCTACGCCACCTCCGAGACCCAGGAGCGTCGCGCCGCGATGGTGGCGCTTGCCGACCTGCTCTCCACGCTCGCCGGAATCGACGGGCCGAAGGCGGTCTTCCATCTGAGCGGAGGCCTCCCGGTGCAGCCGGCCGACGACCTCTACTCCGCCTGGCAGCGCCGCTTCGGCTCGTCGGTGAGCAGCGACCTCGACCATCGCCGCACCGGTGGCGATCCCGACGCGCAGATCCTGCAGCGGGAGCTGCAGCGCATCACCCGGGCCGCCCAGGCCAGCCGCGCGGTGATCTACACCGTCGACGGCGCCGACCGCCTCGCCGAAGGGCTGAGCGCCGAGGACCAGGGTGAGGTCGAATCGAGCGGCGACGCTCCCGGCGTCCTCGGCGCGGCCGAGGCGAGCTCGAACCTCGCCAGCCTCGCCGAGCGCAGCGGCGGCCACAAGCTGATGGCCGGTCCGGGCCTCGACGGCGCTCTCGGCGACGTGGCGAGCGAGCTCGCCTCGACGTATTCACTCGGCTTCACGCCTGCCGGAACGGCCGACGACAGGTTGCACTCGGTCACCGTGAAGGTGAAGCGCGAAGGGGTGACCGTGCGCCATCGCGAAGGCTACCGCCGGCGCAGCACCGAGGATCAGCTCGCCGACGCGGCGATCGCCGCCGCCAGCTTCGGGGCCACGCAAAACCCGCTCGCCGCGCGGGTCGACGTCGCGGTGGGCGGCGCTGCCAAGGGGAAGGCGCGCATCGTCAAGGTGCTCGCCAAGGTTCCCCTGTCGTTGATCACCTTGATGCCGAACGGCACCTCGCAGTCCGGCAAGCTGGTCTTCGATTTCGCACTGCGGGACCCGGACGGGCGTGTCACGCGCTACGAGCGGCGCGAACAGGCGTTCAAGCTCGCCGCCGACAAGGTGGCCGAGGCGCTTGGCCGCCCCGTCGCCTACGGCATCGAGATGCACCTCGTGCCGGGAACCTACCGGCTCGCGGCGTCGATTCTCGACGCGGTCGGCGGCACCCGCACCACCGCGGCTGCCGAGTTCACCGTCCCCGGCAGTCGCTGA
- a CDS encoding prohibitin family protein, with amino-acid sequence MAFFVNLVLLAVVVVVFFAVARRAGVPSVAAAGRAGALVAAVVLGLIALVQCVTVVPAGHVGVVDVFGVVRPGSLKSGIHLVNPLAHVIKMSIKTEELKEVMEVPSKEGLTMQLEISVLYHLDPEKAPEIYRTIGPSFVEVLLQPQFRSVVRGVTASYEAKALYTSERQQLADTIAKDLRDLVSERGLAVENTPLRRLTLPDRLAAAIEEKLSAEQESQRMEFVLTKEKQEAERKRIEASGVADFQRIVSQGISEQLLKWKGIEATVEVAKSQNAKVVIVGAGKDGLPLILGGQ; translated from the coding sequence ATGGCGTTCTTCGTCAACCTCGTGTTGCTGGCGGTCGTGGTCGTCGTCTTCTTCGCCGTGGCTCGTCGTGCCGGTGTGCCGTCGGTGGCGGCGGCCGGGCGGGCCGGGGCGCTGGTCGCGGCGGTGGTGCTGGGACTGATTGCCCTGGTGCAGTGCGTGACCGTCGTGCCTGCCGGGCACGTCGGTGTCGTCGACGTCTTCGGCGTGGTGCGCCCGGGAAGCTTGAAGTCGGGCATCCATCTGGTCAACCCGCTGGCGCACGTGATCAAGATGTCGATCAAGACCGAAGAGCTGAAGGAGGTCATGGAGGTGCCCTCGAAGGAGGGGCTGACCATGCAGCTCGAGATCAGCGTGCTTTACCACCTCGACCCGGAGAAGGCGCCGGAGATCTACCGCACGATCGGCCCGTCCTTCGTCGAGGTGCTGCTGCAGCCGCAGTTCCGCTCGGTGGTCCGCGGTGTGACCGCGAGCTACGAGGCCAAGGCGCTCTACACCTCGGAGCGGCAGCAGCTCGCCGACACGATCGCCAAGGACCTGCGCGACCTGGTGAGCGAGCGAGGCCTGGCGGTCGAGAACACGCCGCTGCGCCGGCTCACCCTTCCTGATCGGCTCGCTGCGGCGATCGAGGAGAAGCTCTCGGCCGAGCAGGAGAGCCAGCGGATGGAGTTCGTGCTCACCAAGGAGAAGCAGGAGGCCGAGCGCAAGCGGATCGAGGCCTCGGGTGTCGCCGACTTCCAGCGCATCGTCTCGCAGGGGATCTCGGAGCAACTGCTCAAGTGGAAGGGGATCGAAGCGACGGTCGAGGTCGCCAAGTCGCAGAACGCCAAGGTGGTGATCGTCGGCGCCGGCAAGGACGGTCTGCCGCTCATCCTCGGCGGGCAGTAG
- a CDS encoding ABC transporter permease, which translates to MTFGEAFGSALGNLRAHALRSALAMLGIVFGVGAVIAMLAIGAGAERQALEMIDRLGRRNLLVRAREARPDQVQEQLKRSAGLARRDGEAIANAIPGVARVSAKAKVATYRVASSERKAEVEVFGVEPIYAALAGLVLADGRFLDARDEREHAQVVVLGAGARRELLGYSPAVGNLVKVNDVWLRVVGVLAARGGDEDRFEGVALGPSARVAFVPLSTAERKFDRDTTKPALAELIVELDDTADVPAAAVGVSTLLDRLHAGAEDTELVVPEALLEQRRKTQRLFRVVMGSIAGISLLVGGIGIMNIMLASVLERTREIGVRRAVGARERDIRFQFLLESFALAAAGGIAGILLGVLLSAAVAAAAGWPTVVSAASMLLAGGVATAVGVLSGLYPAARAARLDPIDALRYE; encoded by the coding sequence ATGACCTTCGGCGAGGCGTTCGGCTCGGCTCTAGGCAACTTGCGGGCTCATGCGCTGCGGTCGGCATTGGCCATGCTCGGGATCGTCTTCGGCGTCGGCGCCGTGATTGCCATGCTGGCGATCGGCGCCGGAGCGGAACGGCAGGCTCTCGAGATGATCGACCGGTTGGGGCGACGGAATCTCCTGGTGCGAGCACGCGAGGCGCGCCCCGACCAAGTCCAGGAACAACTCAAGCGCTCGGCCGGTCTCGCCCGCCGCGACGGGGAAGCGATCGCCAATGCGATTCCCGGCGTGGCGCGCGTCAGCGCCAAGGCGAAGGTCGCGACCTATCGCGTGGCCTCGAGCGAGCGGAAGGCCGAGGTCGAAGTGTTCGGTGTCGAGCCGATCTACGCCGCGCTGGCCGGTCTGGTGCTCGCCGATGGCCGGTTTCTCGATGCGCGCGACGAGCGAGAGCATGCTCAGGTCGTCGTGCTCGGCGCGGGCGCACGCCGTGAGTTGCTCGGTTACTCCCCGGCAGTCGGCAACCTTGTCAAGGTCAACGACGTCTGGCTGCGGGTCGTCGGCGTGCTCGCCGCCCGCGGCGGCGACGAGGACCGTTTCGAAGGCGTGGCGCTCGGACCGAGCGCGCGCGTCGCGTTCGTGCCGCTCTCCACGGCCGAGCGAAAGTTCGATCGCGATACGACGAAGCCGGCGCTTGCCGAGCTGATCGTCGAGCTGGACGACACCGCCGATGTGCCGGCGGCAGCGGTGGGTGTTTCGACGCTCCTCGATCGCCTCCATGCGGGCGCGGAAGACACCGAGCTGGTCGTCCCGGAAGCGCTCCTCGAGCAGCGGCGCAAGACGCAACGGCTGTTTCGGGTGGTGATGGGGTCAATCGCCGGCATTTCGCTCCTGGTGGGCGGCATCGGCATCATGAACATCATGCTGGCGAGCGTCCTCGAGCGCACCCGGGAGATCGGCGTGCGGCGTGCGGTCGGCGCCCGCGAACGCGACATCCGATTTCAGTTTCTTCTCGAGTCGTTCGCCCTGGCGGCTGCCGGGGGAATTGCCGGGATCCTTCTCGGCGTCCTGCTTTCCGCGGCGGTGGCGGCCGCGGCGGGCTGGCCGACGGTCGTCTCTGCCGCGTCGATGCTGCTGGCGGGCGGCGTGGCAACGGCGGTGGGCGTTCTCTCCGGGCTCTATCCCGCGGCCCGCGCCGCTCGCCTCGACCCGATCGACGCTCTCCGCTACGAATGA
- a CDS encoding efflux RND transporter periplasmic adaptor subunit gives MRRIRRWWLAGPLALTFAAAAAWRLPSRDAGVPTMRLVRAPFVHEVAAEGVLKARQATAIQAPAEAARPMRVSWLLADGTRVRAGDLLASLDGSEWTQALADARGGYSDVEWRQAKQRAAAAAGAHDLERDAQLARSELEAASRFAATDEVVFSRHQRIESAIDGELAAVRESTARRVLETQARVVASDDRLLALEREKWSLEISRAEQGLSSLAIRSPHDGIFALRTDWRGNSTRQGDTLWPGQAFAEIPDLAVLDAEVWVLEADAGGLSVGQSATVVREAASALSLEAKVTRVDAVAKPRQRGVPVQYFGATLAVQAADGERMHPGERVRARIRLAGVESALAVPRQAIVEREGRLVVFRRRDLPFGRSVFETVPVEIGAQGLGVVVVAAGLNEGDEIALCDPGAPARLRGSPGPGGATSGTGGLRLPGGGG, from the coding sequence ATGAGACGCATCCGGCGGTGGTGGCTCGCCGGACCGCTGGCGTTGACCTTCGCGGCGGCCGCAGCATGGCGGCTTCCCTCACGGGATGCCGGAGTGCCGACGATGCGCCTTGTCCGGGCGCCCTTCGTCCACGAAGTCGCGGCGGAGGGCGTGCTCAAGGCGCGCCAAGCGACAGCGATCCAGGCGCCGGCAGAGGCCGCCAGGCCGATGCGTGTCTCCTGGTTGCTCGCCGACGGGACGCGGGTGCGCGCTGGCGACCTCCTGGCCTCGCTCGACGGGAGCGAGTGGACGCAGGCCCTGGCAGACGCACGCGGTGGCTATTCGGACGTCGAGTGGCGACAAGCCAAGCAACGGGCAGCAGCTGCGGCGGGTGCGCACGATCTCGAACGGGACGCGCAGTTGGCGCGTAGCGAGCTCGAAGCGGCCAGCCGATTCGCCGCCACCGACGAGGTCGTCTTCTCGCGCCATCAGCGGATCGAATCAGCGATCGACGGCGAGCTGGCGGCCGTGCGTGAATCGACGGCGCGCCGTGTGCTGGAGACGCAAGCCCGCGTCGTGGCGTCGGACGACCGCTTGCTCGCGCTCGAAAGAGAGAAATGGAGCCTGGAGATCTCCCGCGCGGAGCAGGGGCTTTCCTCGCTTGCCATTCGATCGCCACATGACGGGATCTTCGCGCTGCGCACCGATTGGCGAGGCAATTCGACACGCCAGGGAGACACTCTCTGGCCCGGCCAGGCTTTCGCCGAGATCCCCGACCTCGCCGTGCTGGACGCCGAAGTCTGGGTGCTCGAGGCGGACGCCGGCGGGCTCTCCGTCGGCCAGTCTGCGACGGTCGTGCGCGAGGCCGCCTCGGCTCTGTCGCTCGAGGCGAAGGTCACCCGCGTCGACGCCGTCGCCAAGCCGCGGCAGCGGGGCGTTCCCGTGCAGTACTTCGGCGCGACCCTGGCGGTGCAGGCGGCCGACGGCGAGCGGATGCACCCAGGGGAGCGCGTTCGAGCGCGCATCCGTCTCGCCGGGGTCGAGTCGGCGTTGGCGGTGCCGCGCCAGGCGATCGTCGAACGGGAAGGGCGCCTGGTGGTTTTCCGCCGCCGCGACCTGCCGTTCGGTCGTTCGGTCTTCGAGACGGTCCCCGTCGAGATTGGCGCGCAGGGTCTCGGGGTGGTGGTCGTGGCCGCAGGGCTCAACGAGGGTGACGAGATCGCGTTGTGCGACCCCGGCGCGCCGGCCCGCCTTCGCGGCTCGCCGGGACCGGGTGGAGCGACGTCGGGCACCGGTGGCTTGCGCCTGCCGGGAGGTGGCGGATGA